One part of the Paenibacillus silvisoli genome encodes these proteins:
- a CDS encoding sugar phosphate isomerase/epimerase family protein has translation MSNGSSSIVACSTSVRCGSSFEEALAAISAAGFRYVDILSIDGWVHVNTSALVTDQGLTQEIGRTKQLLDRYQLIPAATNSGVSPQLHDRSPEAIERRKAETIGLANWMKALGISFAAIQPRQPDRSRPWQEMQDDCIASLREQLAVAKQEGISMALEFHVNSPFETMEQCLRLMEQLPEMPLVYDPTHFVMQGIPLEETFAFLDRAAHVHLRDAAPDNMQVRLGEGLVDTGLILEELKRRGYQGGFSIEYLETGDFDVMQDAAQLYDRIQASF, from the coding sequence ATGAGCAACGGCAGCAGCAGCATCGTTGCATGCTCCACTTCCGTAAGATGCGGCTCCTCCTTCGAGGAAGCGCTCGCAGCCATCTCGGCCGCCGGGTTTCGCTATGTTGATATTCTTTCCATCGATGGCTGGGTTCATGTGAACACGAGCGCGCTCGTGACGGATCAAGGCCTCACGCAAGAAATCGGGCGGACCAAGCAGCTGCTCGACCGCTATCAGCTGATCCCTGCGGCCACGAACAGCGGCGTCTCCCCGCAGCTGCATGACCGCTCGCCGGAGGCGATCGAGCGCAGAAAGGCCGAAACGATCGGCCTCGCCAACTGGATGAAGGCGCTCGGCATCTCCTTCGCGGCCATTCAGCCGCGTCAGCCGGACCGCTCCCGCCCATGGCAGGAGATGCAGGACGACTGCATCGCGTCGTTAAGGGAGCAGCTGGCGGTTGCCAAGCAGGAGGGGATCTCGATGGCGCTGGAGTTTCATGTGAACAGCCCGTTCGAGACGATGGAGCAATGTCTGCGCCTGATGGAGCAGCTGCCGGAAATGCCGCTGGTGTACGATCCGACCCATTTTGTCATGCAGGGGATTCCGCTGGAGGAGACGTTCGCGTTTCTGGACCGCGCGGCGCATGTCCATCTGCGCGATGCGGCGCCGGATAACATGCAGGTCCGTCTCGGCGAAGGACTCGTCGACACCGGACTGATTCTGGAAGAGCTGAAGCGGCGCGGCTATCAAGGCGGCTTCTCGATCGAGTACCTGGAAACGGGCGATTTCGATGTCATGCAGGATGCCGCGCAGCTGTACGACCGGATTCAAGCCAGTTTCTAA
- a CDS encoding Gfo/Idh/MocA family protein, producing the protein MSEHEHAKLRAVVIGCKMGLNHAKAIASVPDFELVGLCDLNADTARDAAAQTGGSAAVYTDFGLMLEELQPDVAVIATPTGSHAKLTIVAAEAGVKAIYCEKPMAVHMGDARKMTEVCEQKGALLIIGHQRRMSAPFIAMREQIEAGTIGKPYLMRATCAGDFLSDGTHSVDTLLYLAGEEKIKWVLSAMFRQDVEPGLPDQYDYAIFTGRRYGHAVESGMMVTLEFESGLRAEFLTGDARLPGRGYQDIEVFGDQGRLWRAGDGAIPDVLVQDAQAGGFRGIELNTPDIYNDVLPNVFRKLAVSIRTGEPHPLAASTAIKVMEVVMAAYESARLGRRLELPLKQDRFPLDIMLESAVTAP; encoded by the coding sequence ATGAGTGAGCATGAGCATGCAAAGCTGAGGGCAGTCGTCATCGGCTGCAAAATGGGACTCAATCACGCGAAAGCGATCGCCTCGGTGCCTGATTTCGAGCTGGTCGGCTTATGCGATTTAAACGCGGACACGGCTCGCGATGCGGCGGCCCAAACGGGCGGCTCCGCGGCGGTGTACACCGATTTCGGCCTTATGCTGGAGGAGCTGCAGCCGGATGTTGCGGTCATCGCAACGCCGACGGGTTCCCATGCCAAGCTGACGATTGTGGCGGCTGAAGCGGGCGTTAAAGCGATCTATTGCGAGAAGCCGATGGCCGTTCACATGGGCGATGCCCGCAAAATGACGGAAGTCTGCGAGCAAAAGGGCGCGCTGCTCATTATCGGCCATCAGCGCCGGATGTCCGCGCCGTTCATCGCGATGCGCGAACAGATCGAAGCCGGCACGATCGGCAAGCCGTATCTGATGCGCGCGACGTGCGCGGGCGATTTTCTAAGCGACGGCACGCACAGCGTCGATACGCTGCTCTATCTCGCGGGCGAAGAGAAGATCAAATGGGTGCTCTCCGCCATGTTCAGACAGGACGTGGAGCCGGGCTTGCCGGATCAGTATGATTACGCGATCTTCACGGGACGCCGATATGGGCATGCGGTGGAAAGCGGCATGATGGTGACGCTGGAGTTCGAGAGCGGCCTGCGGGCGGAGTTTTTGACCGGCGATGCCCGGTTGCCGGGCCGCGGCTACCAGGACATCGAAGTGTTCGGCGATCAAGGCCGGCTCTGGCGGGCAGGCGACGGCGCGATTCCGGACGTGCTCGTTCAGGACGCGCAAGCCGGGGGCTTCCGCGGGATCGAGCTGAACACGCCGGATATTTACAACGACGTGCTGCCGAACGTGTTCCGCAAGCTGGCTGTTTCCATTCGCACCGGAGAACCGCATCCGCTGGCAGCTTCGACGGCGATCAAAGTGATGGAGGTCGTCATGGCCGCTTATGAGTCGGCAAGGCTCGGACGCAGACTGGAGCTGCCGCTGAAGCAGGACCGGTTCCCGCTCGATATTATGCTGGAAAGCGCGGTGACGGCGCCATGA
- a CDS encoding sugar phosphate isomerase/epimerase family protein codes for MSFSNSTPIGPDWSNGRTARRPLTWGYALVWYHGFIRHDVYGSSMLGKLDFLKRHGLVTTGAGLSEIVNMDAAERDKLGEELALHGLQLTPRIKYDYLNATKEVRERETERIAEELRQWLPLTRGQIVTTEMCAGNRFDRKLPLEEKLSRVSEALAPLAAICSELGAPLAVENHGDFYIADIVQLCQATKQLYIYLDTGNTYLIGERPLPAFELAAPYTIGTHFKDHIVGPRPDVYPLQFEIKGAALGEGDVPLRECYELLMKHAPLKDKLVLEVEMIAPTDMDPQQCLERSLRFIQSLEPAATGSKATFSEGEIGK; via the coding sequence ATGAGTTTTTCGAATTCGACTCCCATTGGACCGGACTGGTCAAACGGCAGGACGGCGCGCCGCCCGCTGACTTGGGGATATGCACTCGTTTGGTATCATGGTTTCATTCGGCATGACGTGTATGGCAGCTCGATGCTGGGCAAGCTTGATTTTCTCAAACGGCATGGCCTTGTGACGACGGGAGCGGGCCTGTCCGAAATCGTCAACATGGACGCCGCTGAGCGCGACAAGCTGGGGGAAGAGCTGGCATTGCACGGGCTTCAGCTCACGCCTCGCATCAAGTATGACTACTTAAATGCGACCAAAGAGGTGCGCGAGCGCGAAACGGAACGCATCGCCGAGGAGCTGCGGCAATGGCTGCCTCTGACGCGGGGCCAAATCGTCACGACGGAAATGTGTGCCGGCAACCGCTTCGACCGGAAGCTGCCGCTCGAAGAGAAGCTTTCGCGCGTGTCCGAAGCGCTGGCTCCGCTGGCGGCGATCTGCTCGGAGCTCGGCGCACCGCTGGCCGTGGAAAACCACGGCGATTTCTATATCGCCGACATCGTCCAGCTGTGCCAAGCGACCAAGCAACTGTACATTTACCTCGACACCGGCAACACGTACCTGATCGGGGAGCGTCCGCTGCCCGCATTCGAGCTGGCCGCGCCGTATACGATCGGCACCCATTTCAAGGACCATATCGTCGGCCCGCGTCCGGACGTGTATCCGCTGCAGTTTGAAATAAAAGGCGCCGCGCTTGGCGAAGGCGACGTGCCGCTGCGCGAATGCTACGAGCTGCTGATGAAGCACGCGCCGCTCAAAGACAAGCTTGTCCTCGAGGTCGAGATGATCGCTCCGACGGACATGGATCCGCAGCAATGCCTCGAGCGTTCGCTGCGGTTTATTCAATCGCTGGAGCCTGCCGCCACCGGCAGCAAGGCGACATTTTCGGAAGGAGAGATTGGGAAATGA
- a CDS encoding alpha-L-rhamnosidase-related protein codes for MQAAAIWYDESGQGRNLYARFRLVLDLKSKPEKALLHLFADTTYQLYVNGEYIRLGSLRFDPKHPVYDTHDLSALLREGRNVIAVQVNYVGHKTFITMLSQAGFAAWGEVALADGSRINLATGTADWKAAPAAAYRYAAKPSLFLKAGDCYDQRLENGDWNALSFDDSGWGAGVPLANQEAWGEAESRGIPYMSGSPVLAERLLHTLPLERRELLCSFSVPMPHVNEIHEADQTSRFMTVKTWIYSPRAADVTIGLFYQNSWINGEPVAPGLYADDKSMRLNHRVSLREGWNAYFAKCDSLQDMYHHYLALPEGFGLVVSADRELEGGRGVMFRRSPIVSHEQYASALSGRELPFAAEDDLADVGGWVDVLSDEHGESPTMSSGWDTYGLAFESVKVEELAGRVFSLADYPAGFSLLLDLGMTRLVVPRVVLEGAGGATVDLTYGEHLNADGKHLRHYHWYGLGDRAYADERSPRLDWRLTQPRGFRYVQLTVRGPVQDVVLKAFELSSASYPVETKGSFRCSDPLLEQIWEMGVRTEAVNMEDAYTDCVTRERGQYIRDTIIQYHNNLAVFGDHALMRRSLQLMGQSPDATGKFRAVYPNTGDYTISDFALNALEGFWAYYAQTGDAALVETYWDAIQHNLAWFHELADEREDMLLDAEWDVKRGIKAHYGGFHGDLAIVEGYLNITGIHCVFSCTYLIALRSAAKLAAVIGRPAEAVELERRIAVLERSIRETFWDAERGCYSDNDRKLSHSAHASLFAARAGVLTPEQLEPVRAHVRRDLKSLFVNGYGPEDGVYVSPSFSFYIFEGLYLIGLADTAERIMRQGWGWFLQKGLKQTPEYFDLNQSLCHAWSSCPTYFMSTQVLGVQLPTVERPDEVVIRVQTADVTEAEGTVPHSLGLIEVKWHTDEQGARVFDYVRVPDGLTARIVG; via the coding sequence ATGCAGGCTGCTGCAATTTGGTACGACGAATCGGGGCAAGGACGTAATCTGTATGCGCGGTTCCGGCTGGTGCTGGACTTGAAGAGCAAGCCGGAGAAGGCGCTGCTTCATCTGTTTGCCGATACGACGTACCAGCTCTATGTGAATGGCGAATATATCCGGCTGGGCTCGCTTCGCTTCGACCCGAAGCATCCGGTGTACGATACGCATGATTTGAGCGCGCTGCTGCGCGAAGGACGCAACGTGATCGCGGTGCAGGTCAATTACGTCGGGCACAAAACGTTTATTACGATGCTTTCGCAAGCCGGTTTTGCCGCTTGGGGCGAGGTTGCGCTGGCGGACGGCTCGCGGATTAATCTAGCGACGGGCACGGCGGATTGGAAGGCTGCGCCTGCCGCGGCATATCGGTATGCGGCCAAGCCGAGCTTATTTCTGAAAGCGGGCGATTGCTACGACCAGCGCTTGGAAAACGGCGATTGGAACGCGCTTTCGTTCGACGACAGCGGCTGGGGAGCAGGCGTTCCGTTGGCGAATCAAGAGGCGTGGGGCGAGGCGGAATCGCGCGGCATTCCTTATATGTCGGGATCGCCGGTGTTGGCGGAGCGCCTGCTGCACACGCTGCCGCTTGAACGGCGCGAGCTGCTTTGCTCGTTCAGCGTGCCGATGCCGCATGTGAACGAGATTCATGAGGCGGATCAGACGAGCCGCTTCATGACGGTGAAGACTTGGATTTATTCGCCTCGTGCCGCGGATGTCACGATCGGGCTGTTCTATCAGAACAGCTGGATCAATGGCGAGCCGGTTGCGCCGGGTCTCTATGCCGATGACAAAAGCATGCGTCTAAACCATCGCGTCAGCTTGCGCGAAGGCTGGAACGCTTATTTTGCCAAATGCGATTCGCTTCAGGATATGTATCACCATTATCTCGCGCTGCCGGAGGGCTTCGGTCTTGTCGTGTCGGCGGACCGCGAGCTGGAAGGCGGGCGTGGCGTGATGTTCCGCCGTTCGCCGATCGTGTCGCATGAGCAGTATGCGTCCGCGCTGAGCGGGCGGGAGCTGCCTTTCGCGGCGGAAGACGACTTGGCCGATGTTGGCGGCTGGGTAGACGTGCTTTCGGACGAGCACGGAGAAAGCCCGACCATGTCGAGCGGCTGGGATACGTACGGCCTTGCTTTCGAGTCGGTGAAGGTGGAAGAGCTGGCCGGACGCGTCTTCTCGTTGGCGGATTACCCTGCAGGATTCTCGCTGCTGCTTGATCTCGGCATGACTCGCTTGGTAGTACCGCGGGTTGTTCTTGAAGGAGCAGGCGGCGCGACGGTCGATCTGACCTACGGCGAGCATTTGAATGCGGACGGTAAGCATTTGCGCCATTACCATTGGTACGGTCTCGGCGACCGCGCTTACGCGGACGAGCGGAGCCCGCGGCTGGACTGGCGGCTGACGCAGCCGCGGGGCTTCCGCTACGTGCAGCTGACGGTACGCGGGCCGGTGCAGGATGTCGTCCTGAAGGCGTTCGAGCTGAGCTCGGCGAGCTATCCGGTGGAGACGAAGGGCTCGTTCCGCTGCTCCGATCCGCTGCTTGAGCAGATTTGGGAAATGGGCGTGCGGACGGAAGCCGTGAACATGGAGGATGCGTACACGGACTGCGTGACGCGCGAGCGCGGGCAGTATATCCGTGACACGATTATTCAGTACCATAACAATTTGGCGGTGTTCGGCGATCATGCTTTGATGCGCCGCAGCCTTCAGCTGATGGGGCAATCGCCGGACGCGACCGGCAAGTTCCGGGCCGTTTATCCGAATACGGGCGACTATACGATTTCGGATTTTGCGTTGAACGCGCTCGAAGGCTTCTGGGCGTACTATGCGCAAACGGGGGACGCGGCGCTGGTTGAGACGTATTGGGATGCGATTCAGCATAACTTGGCGTGGTTCCACGAGCTGGCCGACGAGCGCGAAGATATGCTGCTCGACGCGGAGTGGGACGTCAAGCGCGGCATTAAGGCGCATTACGGCGGCTTCCACGGCGATCTCGCCATTGTCGAGGGGTATCTCAACATTACGGGCATCCACTGCGTGTTCAGCTGCACCTACTTGATCGCGCTGCGGAGCGCGGCGAAGCTGGCTGCGGTGATTGGCCGGCCGGCGGAAGCCGTCGAGCTGGAGCGGCGGATCGCGGTGTTGGAGCGGTCGATCCGCGAGACGTTCTGGGATGCCGAGCGCGGCTGCTACAGCGACAACGATCGGAAGCTGTCGCATTCGGCGCACGCGAGCCTGTTCGCGGCGCGCGCCGGCGTGCTGACGCCGGAGCAGCTGGAGCCTGTGCGCGCCCATGTTCGCCGCGATTTGAAATCGCTGTTCGTGAACGGCTACGGGCCGGAGGACGGCGTGTATGTGTCGCCTAGTTTCTCGTTCTATATTTTCGAGGGGCTGTATTTGATCGGGCTTGCCGATACGGCGGAGCGGATCATGCGTCAGGGCTGGGGCTGGTTCCTGCAGAAGGGGCTGAAGCAGACGCCGGAGTATTTCGACTTGAATCAGAGCTTGTGCCACGCTTGGTCGTCGTGCCCGACGTACTTCATGTCCACGCAGGTGCTTGGCGTTCAGCTGCCGACCGTCGAACGGCCGGATGAAGTCGTCATCAGAGTGCAGACGGCGGACGTCACGGAAGCCGAGGGTACGGTGCCGCATTCGCTGGGGCTCATCGAAGTCAAATGGCATACCGACGAGCAAGGCGCGCGGGTATTCGATTATGTCCGCGTACCGGATGGGCTGACGGCCCGGATCGTGGGGTAG
- a CDS encoding Gfo/Idh/MocA family protein yields the protein MTQTIRVGIAGTGMMGQIHAKHLLNIPGVEVTAACGTTIEKAEAFCAAHTGGAARAYEDFNAMLDGETLDAVYICLPPYAHHGQVEAAARKGAAVFIEKPIALNTDIAGRMVTAIEEAGVVSQVGYHNRFGAAVLELKRLIDDGTAGVPTLFDGRYDCNSLHSPWWRDRSLSGGQVFEQAIHTYDLAMLFLGTPERVTGYTANLNHQEAEGYTVEDTSAAVIRFASGAMASITASNNAVPGEWNSSFTIICTKLTAHFKGSNKAEFIFTGGAEPVRREIDAELDVYAAETDAFIAALRGEGAEVCPIREGLRSLRLVEQVMRSADENGKQLNYE from the coding sequence ATGACACAAACGATTCGAGTCGGCATTGCAGGAACGGGCATGATGGGACAGATACACGCCAAGCATTTGCTGAATATACCAGGCGTTGAGGTAACGGCGGCGTGCGGCACGACGATAGAGAAGGCGGAGGCTTTTTGCGCGGCTCATACCGGCGGGGCGGCTCGCGCTTATGAAGATTTTAACGCCATGCTGGACGGCGAGACGCTGGATGCGGTCTATATTTGCCTGCCGCCGTATGCCCACCATGGGCAAGTAGAGGCTGCGGCACGCAAAGGCGCGGCGGTTTTCATTGAGAAGCCGATCGCGCTGAATACGGACATTGCCGGGCGAATGGTTACCGCCATAGAAGAAGCGGGAGTCGTGTCGCAAGTCGGCTACCACAACCGGTTCGGGGCCGCGGTGCTGGAGCTGAAGCGATTGATCGACGACGGAACTGCCGGCGTGCCAACGTTATTCGACGGCCGGTACGATTGCAATTCGCTGCATTCGCCTTGGTGGAGGGATCGCAGCTTGTCGGGCGGTCAAGTGTTTGAACAAGCCATCCATACGTATGACCTGGCGATGCTGTTCCTCGGAACGCCGGAGCGGGTAACCGGCTATACGGCGAACTTGAACCATCAAGAAGCGGAGGGCTACACGGTCGAGGATACGAGCGCGGCGGTCATCCGCTTCGCCTCCGGGGCGATGGCGTCCATTACCGCTTCGAACAACGCCGTTCCGGGCGAGTGGAACAGCAGCTTCACGATCATTTGCACGAAGCTGACCGCTCATTTCAAGGGCTCGAATAAGGCGGAATTTATTTTTACGGGCGGGGCCGAGCCGGTTCGGCGCGAGATTGACGCGGAGCTGGACGTTTACGCGGCCGAGACGGATGCGTTCATCGCGGCGCTGCGCGGCGAAGGAGCGGAGGTTTGTCCGATCCGGGAAGGGCTGCGAAGCTTGCGGCTCGTTGAGCAGGTTATGCGATCGGCGGATGAGAACGGCAAACAGCTGAATTACGAATAG
- a CDS encoding helix-turn-helix transcriptional regulator, whose protein sequence is MNGHDLKDNPWLALMEKASLHMQGHDLHRRTEMQQVNRKLPCYVVSYIKLGTCRLRIGGKDYFAGPGDVVFIPPYEVHDHVKDTDEVTEFLWWHFTLHIAGSIDALQAFRFPVIFRLPQPERFETAFHEYSRIAEGMATLSDSLMKKAKALELVAMLIDAAIHHPDVQQKVEHSDPFMSILAELLDNPERRIDLADLGGRYFMHPTYIAERFKKLFGITPTKLQLQLRLRKAIQLLETESRPIAEIARLTGYEDIDDFSRFFKSKTGLSPLKYRNSRVSGGAGGLIP, encoded by the coding sequence GTGAATGGTCATGACCTAAAAGATAACCCGTGGCTCGCGCTGATGGAGAAGGCTTCCTTGCACATGCAGGGCCACGATTTGCACCGGCGTACCGAAATGCAGCAGGTGAACCGCAAGCTGCCTTGCTACGTCGTCTCTTATATTAAACTAGGCACCTGCAGGCTGAGGATCGGGGGCAAAGATTATTTTGCCGGTCCCGGCGACGTGGTGTTCATCCCTCCGTATGAGGTGCACGACCACGTGAAGGATACGGATGAGGTGACGGAATTTCTGTGGTGGCATTTTACGCTCCACATCGCGGGCAGCATCGACGCGCTTCAGGCGTTCCGGTTTCCGGTTATTTTTCGCCTGCCCCAGCCCGAGAGGTTCGAAACGGCGTTTCACGAGTACAGCCGCATCGCGGAAGGAATGGCTACGCTGTCGGACAGCCTGATGAAGAAGGCCAAGGCGCTGGAGCTTGTCGCGATGCTGATCGACGCGGCGATTCATCACCCCGATGTGCAGCAGAAGGTGGAGCATTCCGATCCTTTCATGAGCATACTGGCGGAGCTGCTCGACAACCCGGAGCGGCGGATCGACCTGGCCGATCTTGGCGGCCGCTACTTCATGCATCCGACGTATATCGCGGAGCGCTTCAAGAAGCTGTTCGGCATAACGCCGACCAAGCTTCAGCTGCAGCTTCGCCTGCGCAAAGCGATCCAGCTGCTGGAGACGGAAAGCCGTCCGATCGCGGAAATCGCGCGTTTGACAGGGTATGAGGATATCGATGATTTTTCCCGGTTTTTCAAAAGCAAAACCGGCCTTTCGCCGCTCAAATACCGGAACAGCCGGGTGTCCGGCGGCGCTGGCGGTTTAATTCCATAA
- a CDS encoding zinc-dependent alcohol dehydrogenase codes for MAALRLDFSAPKEVTFAELEEQPLGEGEVRLSTLYSGISAGTQLTAYRGINPFVRKKFEAETRLFLDRTEEAPSLYPVRGCWGYEEVGVVSELGPNVSGIKEGDVVYGTWGHKGMHVVTDSFARDHLLPEGLDPVAGIYSQMGAIALNAILDADIHIGETVVVFGQGVPGQLVAQLARLNGADVVAVDLDDYRLGFSERLGAAHTINSRGVDAAAQVKALTGGRGADVAIEISGAAGALHEAIRSVAYNGRVVTAGFYQGGAKDLYLGEEFHHNRIQLIGSQISGINLGLTNRWDRLRMERTVMQLALSGKLKLAELVTHRIAFEQAAEAYRMLDANTEPSLQVVLQF; via the coding sequence ATGGCGGCATTGCGGTTGGATTTTAGCGCACCGAAGGAAGTCACGTTTGCGGAATTGGAGGAGCAGCCGCTTGGAGAGGGCGAAGTCAGGCTGTCGACGCTGTACTCCGGCATTAGCGCGGGAACGCAGCTGACGGCTTACCGGGGCATCAATCCGTTCGTGAGAAAGAAGTTCGAAGCGGAGACGCGCCTGTTCTTGGATCGTACCGAAGAGGCGCCGTCGCTGTACCCTGTCCGGGGATGCTGGGGCTATGAAGAAGTCGGCGTCGTCTCGGAGCTGGGCCCGAACGTTAGCGGCATTAAAGAAGGCGATGTCGTGTACGGCACTTGGGGACATAAAGGCATGCATGTCGTGACCGACAGCTTCGCGCGCGACCATTTGCTGCCGGAAGGGCTTGATCCGGTGGCAGGCATCTACTCGCAGATGGGCGCGATCGCGCTGAATGCGATTTTGGACGCCGACATTCACATTGGGGAGACGGTTGTGGTGTTCGGCCAAGGCGTGCCGGGGCAGCTTGTCGCTCAGCTGGCGCGGCTGAACGGCGCGGACGTCGTGGCGGTCGATCTGGACGACTATCGGCTCGGCTTCTCCGAGCGTCTCGGCGCGGCGCATACGATCAACTCGCGCGGCGTCGATGCGGCGGCTCAAGTCAAGGCGCTTACGGGCGGACGCGGCGCGGACGTCGCCATTGAAATCTCGGGTGCGGCAGGCGCGCTTCACGAGGCGATCCGTTCCGTTGCCTATAACGGCCGGGTCGTAACGGCTGGATTCTACCAAGGCGGAGCGAAGGATCTCTACCTTGGCGAAGAGTTCCACCATAACCGCATCCAGCTGATCGGCTCGCAAATTAGCGGCATTAATCTTGGACTGACCAACCGCTGGGACCGGCTGCGCATGGAGCGGACCGTCATGCAGCTGGCGCTGTCCGGCAAGCTCAAGCTGGCCGAGCTGGTCACGCACCGGATCGCGTTCGAGCAAGCGGCGGAGGCGTACCGGATGCTTGATGCCAATACGGAGCCGTCCTTGCAGGTCGTGCTTCAATTTTAA
- a CDS encoding stalk domain-containing protein — MLNLKPWKRTALALMAAGLIASYAGTAVFAASAQPNASYDAETAPSVLNKVPYAKPVWTVDLDKPTIENSYQPPVVTVDGAFYLIKGGVLQARSLDTGKLLWSFGTKLQAGTIQEAGGQLYAGGQDGAVYRLDTRTGASKRVYQASNKSGFSQFKVEGSTLYYASSQGLAAVNLASGQAKWRNTDVNGIPTKVGNKLLVMAMESGAITVTTTYAIDEATGKTIWRLPGSHSHVLKVDGGKLYFVNDWPKSDTTKYLVDLDVVDLSSGSVVDTKSFVPVKQGEDPMYQYATHVAIDGSDVYVGTKDNEVYKYNLNADPAAVKPEIYYGENAWIAGPYNGKLIFKNRDNIGLQMRKLFDKSQVYLGGLDNPASRVDLIDSGLYVGQTDGEIYALNVATGKALFRFQTAARSYAPFQVAGGKLLAQAEGKLYAFALPAELRKAADSNGPGSGAFMKADASLTVNGQKKTFEPSMMTASNRMLVPLRFLLDQVGAKTGYNAQTKQITVTYGDRSFTLKEGAAFAQASGGGEQTPLSFAPVVLSGSLYVPVGDIGKLLGIKVAWNAGTRTVEVSTKLS; from the coding sequence ATGTTGAATCTAAAACCATGGAAACGTACCGCGCTGGCGCTGATGGCTGCCGGGCTTATCGCATCCTACGCGGGCACGGCCGTTTTCGCCGCGTCCGCACAGCCGAATGCGAGCTACGACGCCGAGACAGCGCCGAGCGTGTTGAATAAAGTCCCTTACGCCAAGCCGGTCTGGACGGTCGACCTGGACAAGCCGACGATAGAGAACAGCTACCAGCCGCCGGTGGTCACGGTCGACGGCGCGTTTTATCTCATCAAGGGCGGCGTGCTGCAGGCACGCAGCCTCGACACCGGCAAGCTGCTGTGGTCCTTCGGCACGAAGCTGCAGGCCGGAACGATTCAAGAAGCGGGCGGCCAGCTGTATGCGGGAGGCCAAGACGGCGCCGTGTATCGGTTGGATACTCGCACGGGCGCATCGAAGCGCGTCTACCAGGCAAGCAATAAATCCGGCTTCAGCCAGTTCAAGGTGGAGGGCAGCACGCTTTACTATGCGTCTTCGCAAGGACTTGCCGCCGTTAACCTCGCCTCGGGGCAGGCAAAATGGCGCAATACCGACGTGAACGGCATCCCGACGAAGGTCGGGAACAAGCTCCTCGTGATGGCCATGGAATCCGGCGCGATCACGGTCACGACGACGTACGCCATTGACGAGGCGACCGGCAAAACGATTTGGAGGCTGCCGGGCAGCCACTCCCATGTGCTCAAGGTCGACGGGGGGAAGCTCTATTTTGTTAACGATTGGCCGAAGAGCGATACGACCAAATATCTCGTCGATCTGGATGTCGTCGATCTGAGCTCGGGCAGCGTCGTGGATACGAAATCGTTCGTCCCCGTGAAGCAGGGCGAGGATCCGATGTACCAGTATGCGACCCATGTCGCGATTGACGGCAGCGACGTTTACGTCGGGACGAAGGACAACGAGGTGTACAAATACAACTTGAACGCCGACCCGGCGGCCGTCAAACCGGAGATCTACTATGGCGAGAACGCCTGGATTGCCGGTCCGTACAACGGAAAGCTGATTTTCAAAAATCGCGATAATATCGGGCTGCAAATGCGCAAGCTGTTCGACAAGTCGCAGGTGTACCTCGGGGGATTGGACAATCCGGCCAGCCGGGTCGATCTGATCGATTCGGGCCTTTACGTCGGGCAGACCGATGGCGAAATTTACGCGCTGAACGTAGCGACCGGCAAGGCGCTTTTCCGCTTCCAGACGGCGGCCCGCAGCTACGCGCCGTTTCAGGTGGCGGGTGGAAAGCTGCTCGCGCAGGCGGAAGGGAAGCTCTACGCGTTCGCGCTGCCGGCCGAGCTGCGCAAAGCAGCCGACAGCAACGGGCCCGGCTCTGGTGCGTTCATGAAGGCCGATGCTTCGCTTACCGTGAATGGCCAGAAGAAAACGTTCGAGCCGAGCATGATGACCGCAAGCAACCGGATGCTGGTGCCGCTCCGCTTCCTGCTGGACCAGGTCGGCGCCAAAACGGGCTATAACGCGCAAACGAAGCAGATTACCGTCACGTACGGCGACCGCTCGTTTACGCTTAAGGAAGGCGCGGCTTTCGCGCAGGCAAGCGGCGGAGGCGAGCAAACCCCGCTATCCTTTGCGCCAGTCGTGCTGAGCGGAAGCTTGTACGTGCCGGTCGGCGATATCGGCAAGCTGCTCGGCATTAAGGTGGCTTGGAACGCGGGGACGCGAACGGTGGAAGTGAGCACGAAGCTGTCGTAA